ACAAACTATGAAAGTTTGACCCGATTGATTACATGGGCTATAtatctagatttttttttattattgtgatttttttcctttctagattttaataaaaaaccaaacaagTCATTATTGGCCACATTGCCCGGCCCATCtaattaaaatagaatttaCAAGTTGAGTAACCATTGGATCAtccataaatttattttaataagggatAATCCAATGGTTACTAAATCTACATTAACCATTGGATTTAGTAAATCTACGTTAACTAAATCTactaaattacaatttttttttcaatagtgGATTGAATAAGGCCCATAAAGGGTTCAAAGGCCTAGGATAATGAAGCTTCTATTGGTCTAAATGATAACGACTAGTTTAAATCTTAAGAGTCCTCTACATTTTCTGGTTCAACAAACCTTACCAAGTCAAAtaattggacttttttttttaaaaaaaatgtcaattaaTTGGACTTCATCAATTGCCTAAGTGGATTTCTTTGTCAGCCCAACAGTTAGCAATCTAAGATTGATCATTTAATACTCTTATTCCTATTAGAGTAACGCTTTACACTATACTTCAATCTCACTGAATTGACGTGGCAGTGTTCATCAgaccttgttttttctttaaaaaaaaaaaatctaaggctCACATATGGtcagtaaaataaaagtaaaatgtgggtgtagtatgtaacattactcttcccctaattctatataattttcttttggctttATCGTTTGAACCCCTTTTCCTCATCATTCAATTGCAAGTATAGAGAGCCATCAAATGATTGATATTTCCAATATAATCTGTCCTCATGTAATGAAGGTTATTTGAATATTCACATTGTTCACTTGCCTATAATGGGCATTGTTATAAGTACTTATAAAGCCGAACAAATCCAGAACAACCATGACTGCCCCCAATATAATTTACATGATGGCTCTTTTCCCTAACGAATGTAGTAAAATGACCAATTTGAATAAGCCATGCTAGTGCCctggaaaccttttttttttttttttcatatcctGCAGCCTGCAGGGCATGCCAGTTGTTCTCATCGCCTAATTCTGAAAACTTTTGGTCAACCAGTTGGCCCCGTCCGGCTCTCGAAAGCAATAGATTCCACCGCTCAAATTGTGCCATGTGCCTAGCTAGCCATGGTTTTTGGGATCCCATTAAGCTAAGATTCAACCATGCAAATTGGGTTCCTTTAATTTGATTCATTGAGTTGAAAGTGACAATTAAGAAGAGGAATGAGAAATAGATGCCGAAAATGACTACGACTCACTCAATATGCCTTAATGGTTTTTGTGCTACTAGTAATGCAAGATGATTTGCCATCTCATGTACTTCAAACCTGTAAAGCCTCAAATTCTTGGAGGAAAGATCTTGAAAGAAGCTCATTCAAATTTAAACATTTCAAACTTGGGGGGTGTGGTTTTTGTCTTTCTAAGCAAATACaaaggaaaaggagaaggagaagatttTGTTTGGGGTTTAAAAGAGTCTTCTAATATAACGTATAGTTGcttgaaaagtgttttgtgttttgagttatttgttagtatttttatttgagaacaaaaaacaaaatcgttAGGACTTATGAATGACTCATAGTCATGTGGTGGTGTGGGTGAACAAGAAGCAAAACATTGTGGGGGTGGAATTCCTCATTCCCGTCTACTACaaccattatttttctttgttcttttttattttaagtaataTGATGATGTGGCAAGAATGGACACGTGACtgtgttttattaattttaccTATCCACGTGACAAAGAattcattaattgttttaatggAATATAGACGGAAGAAATAAAACGGTAAACAGTAAAAATAGAATAACCGTTTTAGTTACCTTCGAAAGCTCTGGAAgtaaaaatgcaaaacaatgACCAAAAAAGTATTTAGCCCTATTAAATTATCATGACTAATATATGCTGTGGGACAACCATAAAAACTGAACTAGTCTACTTTAGTTGATTAGGTCCACCTACATTAGCTGATGATCTTCATGACATTAACTGACAACTCTTTTGCTAAGAAACCAACAGCAAACGTAAGGActtataattttgaattttgtttttttaataatgttctGACGATATTAGTAGTTGCAGGCTGACATTGCTTTTAGCCATTTATTATTGACTGGATCAATATTTATATTCTAGCAATTACGGTATTACGTACTCAACATACCtaactatatattaatttgttctTATCAATATTATTATTCGCCAATAAAACTGTCATATATTCATTGACTACATGCAAAGAGACACATGACAGTTTTAGAAATATGGAGAATTTCTTCCGacccaatttagagaaaattgcCTCCGACAGATGTCAAAGAAAAGGGCACGTCCAGCCGGCTTGTGGTACATGGAAACTTTCATCATCTTTACGATAAATCATAAAACAAGCACTCACTATACATTGCTTGTGATTGCAGTAAGGCAAATGCCACCATCTCTTATCTATAGCTACATACAGGCAAAAGTTTGAATGATGTTTTGTCATTTGTGCCGACATTCTAGCTATCAAAAAGGCAGGCTAAGTACATAAAGATTCACAGAAAGAATTATGGTCTTTATTCTATCTCTTTGGTAAAGAAGGCTCTAGTGTTGCTTAATCAAGCTGGAAAGTGATATAACATATAAATATCACCATGAGAATAGCTTTTTAGTGGGAATTGTATTAGCTCCACAAGTTTAGCATAAACTCtttgagtgagagagagggggagagaggggAAGTCAATTTGGGCTTGGGTAAAGAAGAAGCTTAGAAAAAGGATTAGATCGATGAGGAAAAAGACTGCTAGATTGCAGCTGATGAGTACCAAGAATTGAATAGAAATACCAACAACTCTACCCATGTGAAATGGATATTTGCATTCTTTCAAAGTTTGTTACCTCACCAAGAGTGGTAGAAAAAGCTtgttttatgggcaaaatataaaAGGTGAAAATTCTTGGCTCCCATCTAAAGCAAGAGggtacaatattttttaatattaagcAGGTGGGAAATCTTTGGTTTGGTGCTCCCAAAAGGGGAAGATACTCCACGACAACAAGCTTAGTTAGTCTTTTTGATGAAGGCATTTGGTGACATTAATGTTAGCCATTGAATTAGGTTATATATCACTTTTTTCTTGCATTAATATAGTCAAAGATTATTATTACTATAACAAATTTTCTCAGGCTTGTTTGGGACATCTCTATATATGGACAAATTATTCAATTTGTGAAGCAAGAATTAGAGGGTTGCAATTAAAAGTGTTAGACGAATGATGATGAACCAACCCGTCTCCTTCCTTCCCACCAAACAATAATTATACTAATGGTGAAGACGATGGCTTCTGGATACCTCAACTTTCAGCATATTTGTCTTATTCATAGGACAAGTCTCTAATAGTTGTTTAATTAGGCTTTGATGTAATCaaacaattattttcttatCTTATCATTGGTTGccaaattttctcatttttctattACCATAGATTAATGCTAGTACTCTTCATACCCATTTCACACCTGTTAACGTGTcgtattttaagtgacttcctaatatagataaataatatataCTACACTTTTCATCCCACCCCCATCCCACAACCCTTAACAAGGGTCGATCAAAATGGACATTAATTTCCTACCAACCAATATAATAAAGTGATATGTGttcttattagaaaaaaaaaaaaaaatgctaacgACACTTGGTAATTTATTAGATGATTTGTAGATCCAAAGGCTGATGGGTACTACCATATCAGAACAGAAAGATAGGGGGCAAAATAATgatagtatatagcattactttttttaagGGACTGACATGAGAAGTCATTTAAAACACGACACATCAACCAATGTAAAATGTGTGTGATAAATGAGCGGAAAGAGTAGTATtactcatttttatattaaatattcatTGCATAATCATTTGTGTCTTATATAATTCCTTCCACATGAAATTGATAATGCAGTTTGGTTAGAGGTTGTTAAACATTGGGTTGTGGTtgatacattttattttaattaactctatgtataataatcaaataaaggaaaatattatttttgtattgcCACGTAAGAAACATATTCAAAGATACTTTGCAGTACAGTTTTAGCTTTGATATGTGAAGTTGAAGTTAAgtaagtaattaaataaaaaaagagagagagagagaaatgagaaatataaaatagTATAATAAAGGGTTTTCATTGTagcttttttctaaaataaaaaataaaaatgtttaaaatgtttATGCACAACcaagaaattaataatacaaaaaaaagaaaagaaaaaaaaaatccagggTATCtgaaaaaatatgaatattctttacccaaaaaaatgaatagtataaGGGTGGTTTAGGAATTACAATATTTTAACGAATCTATCACGTGGTACCGCTCGATACGagttcaaaaaaattcaaatcccaATGTCATTGAGATGAAATCTAACGATTACCAGGCGCCCAACCGAACCTCTTCTTGATAGAAAGAAccctttgctttttctttcaattttttattggcAGCTACTTCTTTCTTGATCATCCATCTTCCTGCTCGTTCAAGCAACGGCTCTGATACACTGTTAGCTTTCAATGCAATCCATGGCCCCACTCtgaacctctctctctctttctctctctctgtctctctcattGAGCTTTGTGCTTCAAAATGGCCACCAAGAACCAAAACAAGCCTCCATATCCCAACCGCAACCTCACAACTACAACCACAGGCCCTTCAAGTGTAAGCTCTCATATAATCTTTTACACCTTAATACTTCTTCAGATTCCAAAACCTGGGTTTGAAGCTTCGTCTATTTGTGATCAATGGGTTGCtcttgtttatttctttttggttagattttgcattattaatttttttttttggtgaatttttttttgtggggttttAGAGGAAGTGTATTGGTGATGAGAAAATGGTTGGGACGGCAAACAATGGGAGGAGCAGGCAAGCGTTTTCGGTGGTAAATGGTGGGCAAGATCTCTGCCCTAATAGCGCTCCGGCGAGCAATGCGGGCTCGGAGTGTGGAGGGATTGAGTTTACTCGAGAGGATGTTGAAGCGTTGTTGAATGAGAAACCAAAGAGGAAGGACAGGTTCAATCTTAAGGTTAGTGGGTTTTCGAGTATTTTGAGGTTATTGAGTTCAAAGAatgtttctattttctattttttttttctttttcttaagaATTGCAgggtgttttatttatttatttattattattattattttttttaatttggtttaatTGAATAGGAATTGGATTTTGAATCTTGTTGTatcaaaattttggtttttaaattgTTGGATTCTAGGAAAGATGTGATAATATGGTGGAGTACATCAAGAAGCTTAAGTTGTGCGTCAAATGGTTCCAAGAGCTTGAGGGAAGCTACTTGTTTGAGCAAGAGAAGTTGCTGAACATGTTGGATTCGGCCGAGCAGAAATGCAATGAGACTGGTATGATTGACTGCTTTTGTTCACTGAGTTCTGAATAAACTTGATTAGTGTTGTAAATAGATTTGCTTGATTTTAGAGGTACAAATGAAAAACAAGGAAGAAGAACTGAATTCAATTATCATGGAGCTAAGAAAGAATTATGCTTCTTTACAAGAGAAGTTTACAAAGGAAGAGTCGGATAAGCTGGTAAGAAGGAGAGTCAAAATTTAGTTTTGCCATGGAGCTATTGTTTGAATGATTGCTGGCTATGAATTACACAATGTTTTGATCTCAATCAGGCTGCAGTGGATTCTCTTgccagagagaaagagactagACTTAATATTGAGAGGTCTCAAACTTCTCTGTCCGAAGAGCTTGCCAAAGCTCAACGAGAGCTTTTAAGTTCTAATCAGAAGGTAAAGCTAAAAATCTAATTCAAACTCGCTGACCTTGTCCAATGTCgctcttcttttccctttttagtTATTTGTATAGAAGTACTCTTATAACTGTTTGGGTGTGGGTTTCCTGAATTCTGCAGATATCGTCACTTAATGATATGTACAAGCGACTACAGGATTACAACACAAGCTTACAGCAGTACAATGGTAAACTTCATACGGACCTTTCTACAGTTGAAGACGAGCTTAAGCATGTAGAGAAAGAGAAGGCTACTATAGTTGAAAACCTCAGCATGTTAAGGGGTCAACTTACTTTGACAAGGGtgagtttcttttttcctgTGGACCATTTCTCATTGCATAAGATATTTACCTTATGGTGTATTAATGAATTATATATTAACTTTTGTACTTGAAGTCCTCAATTCTAACCATGTTTGACCGCAACTGCGACCGAGTCTCTTAGGAGCTTAGTTCTTTAGATGCATTGAAACCTCATTCAAACTCCTTTCAACCGTGCTTCGAACAACGGCTTGTGATCTTCAATATTTACCAAGTTTTGAACTTCCAACTTAAGAACTCAACTTAGACTTGCAACCAAATTAGTTTTAACACTGAATTTGCTAACATAAATCCCAACAAACACTAACACAGTCTCATGCAAGTTTGCTTTAGGAAAATTTATGAAAACATTTGGATGTTATGTTTGTTGTGTTCCAATTGAGGTTGTTTATAGATACAAAAAATGTATAGAGGTTCtttttccaataaaatttgGTAGATTATTTTGGACTATGGGGTTGTAAAATAAATGTAGCAGTTTCTCTCAATAATTTTAGGTTGAAGAGTGGaacatctcttttctttttattctatcctttctttttattattgatttcgTAATTTTGTCTCTTATGAATTGAATTTGATGTTGTTAGACTTCTCAAGATGAGGCTATAAAGCAAAAGGATGCTTTGGTGAATGAAGCTGCTTTTCTTCGGGCAGAGCTACATCAAGTGAGAGATGATCGTGACCGTTTGCAGTCACAAGTGCAGACTTTATCAACTGATTTGGTGAAATATAAAGAGTATTCTGAAAAATATGGTGCTGAGTTGGACATCCTGACAATAAAAGCAAATGAACTAGAGGTTGATCtggttctattgtttttttcttttcttttctttttttttttttttttttacatgttatggctttactatttttttttttgagaaaatgttgGCTTTCTTTTACAGGCAACCTGTTCTTCGCAAAATAACCAGATAAGGATACTGCAGAACCAGCTAGCAACTGCAGAGGAGAAATTGCAGGTAATGATATGAATTCAAGCAAAATTTAGTATTGCATGGggatttttattatattaggtATATGTGCCATTTGTTTCTTGGATTTTAGGCATGAATCATTAGGTCGTGTTAAcagatttataattaatcaaatattctcttttttgcAGCTTTATGATTCATCTGCACTGGAGACACGAACTGAATTTGAAGGgcaaaagaaacatatatatgagTTACAAAGTCGTCTGGCAGATGCAGAATTCAAACTTGTGGAAGGAGAGATGCTGCGCAAAAAATTACATAATACCATCTTGGTAGTTCTTATCTCACAACCTTCTATTAGCAGCAAATATGTATACCTTGCTAAACTATCTTATGATATAGGAACTAAAAGGGAACATTCGAGTATTCTGTAGAGTGCGACCTCTTTTGCCTGAGGATGGTATTAGCACGGAAGGAAAGGTTATCTCTTATCCGACATCAATAGAATATCTTGGACGGGGAATTGATGTAGTGCAAAACGGTACATTTCTTGGAGGAAGAATATTGGACAATCCATTTCTTTTCTGCTTGATATCgattataagaaatatttgaagtGGGTCTTGAAAACAAAGAACTCACATAAGTTTATATTGTAATCAGGGCAGAAGCATGCTTTTACATTTGATCAAGTTTTCATGCCTGACGCAGCACAAGATGATGTTTTTGTAGAAATCTCACAGCTTGTACAAAGTGCTCTGGATGGTTATAAGGTGATTCATTAAGCTCCAAATCTTATTTTCTGCTAAtgtaaattttgtatttgatcCAAATAGTAGATTTAGTTTTATTCTATCAACCGATTTTCTTTTAaagattttgtttgttaatCATCTGTGGATAAGCATCAAGGTTCTCAATAGTATTATACATATAGTTGATATGCTTATAGTTCATCATCTTTCAACCTCATAATAGTTCTATATGCTTACAGAATTTTACTTATTGATAAGTGGGTCTTGTAATTGGAACTTTATTAGTTGGTATGCTTATCAAAAACAAACTTTATTAGTTGATAGGATTGATCCTTGATAGAATTTTTCCAAA
This genomic interval from Corylus avellana chromosome ca3, CavTom2PMs-1.0 contains the following:
- the LOC132175427 gene encoding kinesin-like protein KIN-14N; protein product: MATKNQNKPPYPNRNLTTTTTGPSSRKCIGDEKMVGTANNGRSRQAFSVVNGGQDLCPNSAPASNAGSECGGIEFTREDVEALLNEKPKRKDRFNLKERCDNMVEYIKKLKLCVKWFQELEGSYLFEQEKLLNMLDSAEQKCNETEVQMKNKEEELNSIIMELRKNYASLQEKFTKEESDKLAAVDSLAREKETRLNIERSQTSLSEELAKAQRELLSSNQKISSLNDMYKRLQDYNTSLQQYNGKLHTDLSTVEDELKHVEKEKATIVENLSMLRGQLTLTRTSQDEAIKQKDALVNEAAFLRAELHQVRDDRDRLQSQVQTLSTDLVKYKEYSEKYGAELDILTIKANELEATCSSQNNQIRILQNQLATAEEKLQLYDSSALETRTEFEGQKKHIYELQSRLADAEFKLVEGEMLRKKLHNTILELKGNIRVFCRVRPLLPEDGISTEGKVISYPTSIEYLGRGIDVVQNGQKHAFTFDQVFMPDAAQDDVFVEISQLVQSALDGYKVCIFAYGQTGSGKTYTMMGRPGHPEQKGLIPRSLEQIFQTKQSLQPQGWRYEMQVSMLEIYNETIRDLLSTNRSSPTENGVAGKQYSIKHDANGNSHVSDLTIVDVRSAKEVSFLLDQAAQSRSVGKTQMNEQSSRSHFVFTLRIFGVNESTDQQVQGVLNLIDLAGSERLSKSGSTGDRLKETQAINKSLSSLSDVILALAKKEDHIPFRNSKLTYLLQPCLGGDSKTLMFVNISPDPSSVGESLCSLRFAARVNACEIGVPRRQTNTRPSDSRLSYG